From a single Granulicella aggregans genomic region:
- a CDS encoding nitroreductase family protein: MKTETNSAVKYQAAIGDGNDPLLDLIRKRHSSRGEFNPDRNISKPILARILEAARWAPTPNNMQNFQIVVVDDPKTLTLIGALSAEMSEAYLKENYALLSTSEAELRVRKIGTLAGIYPRAWVDPEAWNPTSDYRSQLTYLGKTLLKPKVLFVVLYDSESRAPGSEGDTLGFMGLGCVMENMWLTAESLGVGMHILTVFADSHVESEVRRVLKIEPQMKIAFACGLGYPADPSIEEIRVRRDLEDFVHHNAFRQKGVPWSLELEELPPEENA; encoded by the coding sequence GTGAAAACAGAAACGAATTCCGCTGTGAAGTATCAAGCTGCAATTGGGGATGGGAATGACCCGCTCTTAGATCTCATCCGAAAGCGGCACTCGAGCAGAGGCGAGTTCAATCCCGATCGCAACATCTCTAAACCGATCCTGGCTCGGATACTGGAAGCTGCGCGATGGGCGCCAACGCCGAACAACATGCAGAACTTCCAGATCGTGGTGGTAGACGACCCAAAGACACTGACGTTAATCGGGGCGCTTTCAGCCGAGATGTCCGAGGCCTATCTCAAGGAAAACTACGCATTGTTATCGACAAGCGAAGCCGAGTTGCGCGTCAGAAAGATCGGTACGCTGGCCGGGATCTATCCCCGCGCATGGGTTGATCCCGAAGCCTGGAATCCCACTTCGGACTATAGGTCGCAGCTTACCTATCTGGGGAAGACGTTGCTGAAACCCAAGGTCCTATTCGTTGTGCTCTACGACTCAGAGTCACGAGCCCCGGGTTCAGAGGGCGACACCCTCGGCTTCATGGGACTCGGATGCGTCATGGAAAACATGTGGTTGACGGCGGAATCGCTCGGCGTCGGCATGCATATACTCACGGTCTTTGCTGATAGCCATGTGGAATCGGAAGTGCGACGAGTTCTCAAGATCGAACCACAGATGAAGATCGCGTTTGCCTGTGGCCTGGGCTACCCCGCAGATCCATCAATCGAAGAGATACGCGTCAGACGAGATTTAGAGGACTTTGTGCATCACAACGCGTTTCGCCAAAAAGGTGTTCCTTGGAGCCTCGAACTGGAGGAACTGCCTCCAGAAGAAAATGCTTAG
- a CDS encoding Crp/Fnr family transcriptional regulator — protein MPGNKQVKFNPAQYMSASALTHKTVRVLAGHVFYSQGDDANALFYLESGRAKLIVVSKRGKEATVSLMVAHDFIGEESLAGAAGVHAATAMAITPCVALRLDRDEMVQLLHREHEFSDMFLKFVLARAIRTQEDLVDQLFNNSEKRLARTLLLMAQFGDSGVPQTLIPPVTQEALAEMIGTTRSRVSKFMNRFRKMGYITYNGRIHVHKSLLNVVLHDKLPDQNAKRPVTLDPERTPAEKKRRAKII, from the coding sequence ATGCCCGGAAACAAGCAGGTGAAGTTCAATCCGGCACAGTATATGTCGGCCTCTGCCTTGACTCATAAGACAGTGCGCGTGTTGGCAGGCCACGTCTTCTATTCGCAGGGAGATGACGCGAACGCGCTCTTCTATCTGGAGTCTGGAAGGGCCAAGCTCATTGTGGTCTCAAAGCGGGGCAAGGAAGCGACCGTCTCTCTGATGGTCGCCCACGACTTTATAGGCGAAGAGTCACTTGCAGGGGCCGCTGGCGTTCATGCCGCCACCGCCATGGCAATCACGCCTTGCGTCGCTCTTAGGCTTGACCGCGACGAGATGGTTCAACTGCTGCACCGCGAGCATGAATTCTCTGACATGTTTCTGAAGTTCGTTCTCGCCAGAGCTATTCGGACACAAGAAGATCTAGTGGATCAGCTCTTCAATAACAGCGAGAAGCGTCTAGCGCGGACCCTCTTACTGATGGCGCAGTTTGGAGATTCCGGCGTGCCGCAGACGCTGATACCTCCCGTAACTCAAGAGGCGCTTGCGGAGATGATCGGCACCACCCGATCCAGGGTAAGTAAGTTCATGAATCGGTTTCGCAAAATGGGGTACATCACCTACAACGGACGGATTCATGTCCACAAATCTCTATTGAACGTTGTGCTGCACGACAAGCTGCCAGATCAAAATGCGAAGCGACCGGTTACTCTGGATCCCGAACGCACGCCCGCGGAGAAGAAGAGACGAGCGAAGATCATTTGA
- a CDS encoding zinc-dependent alcohol dehydrogenase, protein MPMPTSGTVLEHPAVSRQTDSSSSTNADKPKQMQAAVVEEFGKPLVLREWDIPTPGAGQIVVKTEACGVCHTDLHAANGDWPLKPKPPFIPGHEAIGIVSAVGAGVTIVKEGDRVGVPWLYSACGHCEYCLSAWETVCPDARFGGYSVNGGFAEYILADPNYVAHIAKGLSPTEAAPLICAGITTYKGIKETQAKPGQWVAISGCGGLGHLAIQYAKAMGLLVCAVDIDDRKLALAKRLGADLTFNARTSDPAVELKRETGGGAHGVLITAPSLVAFKQGIAMTRKRGTCALVGLPPGEFPVPLFDVVANCITIRGSFVGTRADMAEALDFAVRGKVKADIELQPLSEINNIFKRLEHGDVPARVVLQFC, encoded by the coding sequence ATGCCGATGCCCACCAGTGGAACTGTTCTTGAACATCCCGCAGTGTCACGCCAGACCGACAGCTCTTCAAGCACCAACGCCGACAAACCGAAGCAGATGCAGGCTGCTGTCGTGGAGGAGTTCGGCAAGCCTCTTGTCCTGCGCGAGTGGGACATACCCACGCCCGGAGCTGGTCAGATCGTCGTCAAGACCGAGGCCTGTGGCGTCTGCCATACCGATCTGCACGCCGCCAACGGCGACTGGCCCCTGAAGCCGAAGCCACCGTTCATACCTGGCCATGAAGCCATTGGCATCGTCTCCGCTGTCGGCGCCGGGGTCACCATCGTCAAGGAAGGCGATCGCGTCGGTGTACCTTGGCTCTACTCGGCCTGCGGCCACTGCGAGTATTGCCTCAGCGCATGGGAGACCGTCTGCCCGGATGCGCGCTTTGGCGGATACTCCGTCAATGGCGGCTTCGCCGAATATATTCTCGCCGACCCCAACTACGTCGCTCACATAGCCAAAGGCCTTTCGCCCACAGAGGCAGCGCCATTGATCTGCGCCGGCATCACCACCTACAAGGGCATCAAAGAGACTCAAGCGAAACCAGGTCAATGGGTCGCCATCTCTGGTTGCGGAGGCCTTGGTCATCTCGCCATCCAATATGCGAAGGCGATGGGTCTCCTCGTGTGTGCCGTCGACATAGACGATCGCAAGCTGGCCCTGGCCAAGAGGCTTGGCGCCGATCTCACCTTCAATGCGAGGACCAGTGATCCGGCCGTCGAACTCAAGCGCGAGACCGGCGGCGGAGCCCATGGCGTGCTCATCACCGCCCCGTCACTCGTCGCGTTCAAGCAAGGCATCGCCATGACACGAAAACGCGGCACCTGTGCTCTCGTAGGCCTGCCTCCGGGAGAGTTTCCCGTCCCGCTATTTGATGTGGTCGCAAACTGCATCACCATTCGCGGTTCTTTCGTAGGAACGCGTGCCGACATGGCGGAAGCGCTCGACTTCGCAGTGAGAGGCAAAGTGAAGGCGGATATCGAGCTGCAGCCGCTCTCCGAGATCAACAACATCTTCAAGCGCCTCGAGCACGGAGATGTACCCGCACGCGTTGTCCTCCAATTTTGCTAG
- a CDS encoding universal stress protein encodes MPTAGTHFNPTKILVPNDFSMSSIEALEAATDLALLFHAEVLLLHVIPIPPIVSGDDLPTPFPESQEFLLAAEKQAQETLTRSVFDLSGKGIEASFKVEICNGVVDKVLSTIEQQGINLLVISTHGMSGWRPIVFGSTAEKLIKLAECPVLLLRSAATSSGDSGKVS; translated from the coding sequence ATGCCAACAGCTGGAACTCACTTCAACCCTACTAAAATCCTTGTCCCAAACGACTTCAGCATGTCGTCCATCGAAGCTTTGGAAGCCGCTACAGATCTGGCACTCCTCTTCCATGCCGAAGTTCTTCTGCTGCATGTCATCCCGATTCCGCCGATCGTGAGTGGAGATGATCTTCCTACGCCTTTTCCTGAGAGCCAGGAGTTCCTTCTTGCCGCAGAAAAGCAGGCACAGGAAACGCTGACCCGGTCGGTCTTTGATTTATCTGGCAAAGGGATTGAGGCGAGCTTCAAAGTCGAGATCTGCAATGGCGTTGTTGATAAGGTGCTTTCAACGATCGAACAACAAGGAATTAACTTGTTAGTCATCTCCACCCACGGCATGTCCGGCTGGCGTCCAATCGTATTCGGATCGACCGCAGAGAAGTTGATCAAGCTCGCTGAGTGCCCAGTCCTCTTACTTCGCAGCGCGGCAACTTCATCCGGCGATAGCGGCAAGGTTTCGTAG
- a CDS encoding DUF3471 domain-containing protein, with translation MNYPLQALTCLALTLPVALSAQSPSSSFVAATSADEAAIRAIVASQSASQEDPHVASDLDWENAFGVRFTNLKKRNDWFNTYIKSPFKDATDETLEVKIRLLEPTVAVADEYWHIAGQVYAGETKPGADRWGRTTYIFKKENGIWTEVMERVADLRGAYFKHYDTLPAAVPLPAATLASYAGTYEIAPGRTFTIEVAGDHLSVTSRGQTYTAIPTSPTEFLGFRGDNAASYQKLSFTTTPGTMPKVAMSYADGTPIATATKVK, from the coding sequence ATGAACTATCCGCTCCAAGCCCTTACCTGCCTCGCCTTGACGCTACCTGTCGCGTTGTCTGCTCAATCGCCTTCCAGCTCCTTCGTCGCGGCTACCTCCGCGGATGAAGCCGCGATCCGGGCGATCGTGGCTTCTCAATCAGCCTCTCAGGAAGATCCGCACGTCGCGTCCGACCTCGATTGGGAGAACGCGTTTGGCGTTCGCTTTACCAACCTCAAGAAGCGGAACGATTGGTTCAACACCTACATAAAGTCGCCGTTCAAGGACGCGACCGACGAAACGCTTGAGGTGAAGATCCGCCTGCTTGAACCCACCGTCGCCGTGGCTGACGAGTATTGGCACATCGCCGGACAGGTCTATGCTGGGGAGACCAAGCCAGGAGCCGATCGCTGGGGCCGCACCACGTACATCTTTAAGAAGGAAAATGGCATTTGGACGGAAGTGATGGAGCGCGTGGCCGACCTGCGCGGCGCCTACTTCAAACACTACGACACTCTTCCGGCCGCAGTTCCCCTTCCGGCAGCCACGCTTGCGAGCTATGCAGGCACGTATGAGATTGCGCCCGGCCGCACCTTCACGATTGAAGTCGCTGGCGATCATCTTTCAGTTACAAGCCGAGGACAGACTTACACGGCTATCCCTACCTCTCCCACGGAGTTTCTCGGCTTTCGTGGCGACAATGCCGCCAGTTATCAAAAGCTGTCCTTCACGACCACTCCGGGCACCATGCCCAAAGTGGCGATGAGCTATGCGGACGGGACACCCATCGCTACTGCGACAAAGGTCAAATGA